One genomic region from Microcystis panniformis FACHB-1757 encodes:
- a CDS encoding S8 family serine peptidase, which translates to MSSLADSLSFDGASPITFDLTGSDDLTVSREISPLAVLNSNPFPSTVSSEAPTVPVSPAATGQVDFPASPSIDSSGYSTSPAPGPASVPTAAPVTSELRPAATSTLAPHAPNQLILKFKQGITSAEVAQFRSLFGAVSTQTIKLTGAEIWNLSGSLSVEKILAQYGSNPIFEYIEPDYIRTLGTITPKATFPNDPSFNQLWGLHNTGQSGGTPDADIDAPEAWDIQTGNPNLVIGVIDTGVDYNHPDLAGNIWTNPGEIANDGIDNDGNGYVDDIRGWDFAYNDNNPSDVQGHGTHVAGTIAGKGNNGVGVTGVAWNAKIMPLKFLNDQGSGSTSNAILAINYATDKGVKLTNNSWGGGGYSQALYDAINAAGQAGALFIAAAGNSSANADINPMYPAAYNLDNIVSVASTTRTDDLSWFSNYGLNSVDLGAPGSDIYSLAPGGGYATLSGTSMASPHVAGAAALLWSQNPTWTAQQVKNALMNTGDPLASLAGKTVSGKRLNVFNALAGANLPSVTVSVSPASVQEDGTTNLVYTFTRTNLNLSSPLTVNFGASGIANAAPVGSDPADYNVLTGSAVTFNPTTKLGTVTFAAGATTATVVVDPIADTVQENSESVILTVNSGTGYIGGSPSTATGTIISEEGFTTYFSDDFANNSKGWTLGTEWQIGAATASTGQNYGNPDPGMDNTPTADNGVAGVVIGGNASTALHDFYYLTSPVINTSTANQLFFEFARWLNSDHTPYMQNTVEIFNGSSWVNLLPSNFDDSPGVTDNAWTPQQFDISAHKSASTQIRFGFNVTSGGVYTVSSWNLDDVKIYGDGGVTLPVITVAATDANAGEPANNGQYTLTRTGDTTSDLTVNIAMSGTATNGKDYTTIPTTVTFLAGSPTATVDLNVIDDTLPEGTETATLTVLAGSGYTPGSLGTSTASGSPAGQGNGNLAASATVSIADDEPPLNTITLDAADTGWYDVTGYHDPGNTNYVVGDYYGSSWRNWFTFNLPTLTAPIISAQLKVNTYEFSSEDAIETYELRDVTTAVPTLTAGGSGLTAIYTDLGDGAIYGSRNYENGDDYQFRTIDLNAAAISALTAKSGQAFALGGLLTTLDTLSNEEYVFGYSQGLVGDVQLILNTGTPTPVVTVAATDANAGEPANNGQYTLTRTGDTASALTVNIAMSGTATNGKDYTAIPATVTFKSGFSTATVDLNVIDDTLPEGTETATLTVLAGSGYTPGSLGNKSGSATASQGNGNLAASATVSIADDEPPPNTITLDAADTGWYDVTGYHDPGNTNYFVGDLSLLHRNWFTFNLPTLTAPIISAQLKVNTYEYNSPQPSETYELRDVTTAVPTLTAGGSGLTAIYTDLGDGAIYGSQNYENGDDYQFRTIDLNAAAISALTAKSGQAFALGGLLTTLDTLSNEEYVFGYSQGLVGDVQLILNTGTATPVVTVAATDANAGEPANNGQYTLTRTGSTASALTVNIAMSGTATNGKDYTTIPTTVTFLAGSPTAVVNLNVIDDTLPEGTETATLTVLAGSGYTPGSLGTSTASGSPAGQGNGNLAASATVSIADDEPPPNTITLDAADTGWYDVTGYHDPGNTNYIVGDYYGLYRNWFTFNLPTLTAPIISAQLKVNTYDYNSPQPSETYELRDVTTAVPTLTAGGSGLTAIYTDLGDGAIYGSQDYTNGDDYQFRTIDLNAAAISALTAKSGQAFALGGLLTTLDTLSNEEYVFGYSQGLVGDVQLILNTGPTKSISIAKTTDGKEAGSVSSVFTLTRTGDLSSALTVNYTLAGTATPGVDYTNPGAGKATFAAGFSKATITLPTKDDLLSDPSETIITKITAPAGYTISGPDTATATILDNDGNSGNDNLVGTSLADALAGVGGNDTLSGLAGNDTLDGGAGNDNLNGGAGNDNLTGGLGKDTLTGSTGLDTLTYNSLGESLLSGFDVIQGYSGTGASLDRINAPGSIAPITLTASKGTASNLSAAAIQAVLTATKFAANTAAAFKVTGQSGTFIALNNGVAGFQAASDAIIQLSGYNIAAATPVVVI; encoded by the coding sequence ATGTCATCTCTAGCAGATTCTTTGAGTTTTGATGGAGCCTCCCCAATCACCTTTGATTTAACCGGTTCCGACGATTTAACTGTATCGAGGGAAATTTCTCCCTTAGCAGTCCTGAACTCTAACCCCTTCCCATCTACAGTCTCCTCGGAGGCTCCTACGGTTCCAGTCTCCCCTGCTGCTACGGGTCAAGTGGACTTTCCCGCTTCTCCCAGTATTGACTCTTCTGGTTATTCCACCAGTCCAGCGCCTGGTCCTGCCTCTGTACCCACCGCTGCCCCCGTCACCTCAGAGCTAAGACCGGCAGCAACTAGCACCCTTGCCCCCCATGCTCCCAATCAACTGATTCTCAAGTTTAAGCAAGGGATCACCAGTGCCGAAGTTGCTCAGTTTCGGTCTCTCTTTGGTGCTGTCAGCACCCAGACGATTAAACTAACGGGGGCAGAGATTTGGAATTTATCCGGGTCGCTCTCTGTGGAGAAGATTCTGGCACAATATGGCTCCAATCCGATTTTTGAATACATTGAACCCGACTATATTCGGACGCTCGGCACAATTACTCCGAAGGCGACATTCCCCAATGACCCCAGTTTTAATCAACTTTGGGGATTGCATAACACTGGACAAAGTGGCGGTACTCCCGATGCGGATATTGATGCCCCTGAAGCTTGGGATATTCAAACCGGCAATCCTAATTTAGTGATTGGGGTTATTGATACGGGGGTTGACTACAATCATCCCGATTTGGCTGGTAATATCTGGACAAACCCAGGGGAAATTGCCAACGACGGCATTGACAACGATGGCAATGGCTACGTTGATGACATTCGCGGTTGGGACTTTGCCTACAACGACAATAACCCCAGTGATGTTCAGGGTCACGGAACCCATGTGGCTGGAACCATTGCTGGCAAAGGTAACAATGGGGTCGGCGTGACGGGGGTGGCCTGGAATGCCAAAATCATGCCCCTGAAGTTTTTGAATGATCAAGGATCAGGCTCTACCTCCAATGCTATTTTGGCAATTAACTATGCGACGGACAAAGGAGTTAAGCTCACCAATAATTCCTGGGGAGGTGGAGGCTATAGTCAAGCGCTCTACGATGCGATTAACGCGGCGGGTCAGGCGGGAGCTTTATTTATTGCGGCGGCTGGTAATAGTTCGGCTAACGCAGATATCAATCCCATGTATCCCGCTGCCTACAACCTTGACAACATTGTTAGTGTTGCTTCCACCACCCGCACCGATGATCTCTCGTGGTTTTCTAACTATGGCTTAAACAGCGTAGATTTGGGTGCGCCTGGTTCAGACATTTACAGTCTAGCTCCTGGTGGTGGATACGCGACCCTTTCAGGGACATCCATGGCCAGTCCCCATGTGGCAGGGGCGGCGGCTTTGTTGTGGTCACAAAATCCTACCTGGACAGCCCAACAGGTGAAAAACGCCTTAATGAACACGGGCGACCCCCTGGCATCCCTTGCCGGTAAAACGGTTTCTGGTAAGCGGCTCAATGTGTTTAACGCCTTGGCGGGGGCTAACTTACCTTCCGTAACCGTCAGTGTCAGCCCGGCCAGTGTGCAGGAAGACGGGACGACTAACTTAGTTTACACCTTTACTCGCACTAACTTAAACCTGAGTTCTCCCCTGACCGTTAACTTCGGGGCGAGTGGCATAGCCAACGCCGCCCCAGTGGGAAGTGACCCAGCCGATTACAACGTATTAACAGGTAGTGCTGTCACCTTCAACCCGACGACAAAACTGGGAACCGTCACTTTTGCTGCTGGTGCGACAACGGCAACGGTCGTGGTTGATCCGATTGCTGACACCGTACAGGAAAACAGCGAATCAGTTATTTTAACCGTCAATTCTGGGACGGGCTACATTGGTGGTTCTCCTAGTACAGCAACGGGAACTATTATTTCTGAGGAAGGATTTACCACCTACTTCTCGGATGATTTTGCCAATAACAGCAAGGGTTGGACTCTGGGTACAGAATGGCAAATCGGTGCTGCCACAGCTTCTACAGGTCAAAATTATGGGAACCCTGATCCCGGAATGGACAATACTCCCACAGCCGATAATGGTGTAGCTGGGGTTGTTATTGGTGGAAATGCCTCTACAGCCTTGCACGACTTCTATTATTTAACCAGTCCGGTTATCAACACCAGCACGGCCAATCAGTTGTTCTTTGAATTTGCCCGTTGGCTCAATAGTGACCACACTCCCTATATGCAGAACACAGTTGAAATCTTCAACGGTTCTAGCTGGGTCAATCTTTTGCCCAGCAATTTCGACGATTCCCCTGGTGTCACTGATAACGCTTGGACCCCTCAACAATTTGATATTAGCGCCCACAAGAGTGCCTCAACTCAAATTCGTTTCGGGTTCAATGTTACTAGCGGTGGTGTATATACAGTAAGTTCGTGGAACCTTGATGATGTCAAAATCTATGGTGATGGCGGTGTTACCTTACCTGTAATCACAGTAGCAGCCACCGATGCCAATGCCGGCGAACCCGCCAACAATGGTCAATATACCCTCACCCGCACCGGTGACACCACCAGCGACTTGACGGTTAATATCGCCATGAGCGGCACGGCAACCAATGGCAAGGATTACACGACCATTCCTACCACCGTAACCTTCTTAGCTGGTTCCCCCACCGCAACGGTTGACCTCAATGTCATTGACGACACCCTCCCAGAAGGCACGGAAACCGCCACCTTAACCGTCTTAGCTGGCTCTGGTTATACCCCCGGCAGTTTAGGCACTTCTACCGCTTCCGGTTCTCCGGCAGGCCAAGGCAATGGCAACCTAGCCGCCAGTGCAACTGTAAGCATTGCTGACGATGAGCCGCCTCTGAACACAATCACCCTGGATGCGGCAGATACGGGATGGTACGATGTCACAGGATACCACGATCCTGGTAATACTAATTACGTTGTGGGAGACTACTATGGCTCTTCTTGGCGCAACTGGTTTACCTTCAATCTGCCGACATTGACCGCCCCGATTATCAGCGCTCAACTGAAGGTGAACACCTATGAATTTAGTAGTGAAGATGCAATTGAAACCTATGAGTTACGGGATGTCACGACGGCGGTACCTACCTTAACAGCGGGGGGAAGCGGTTTAACGGCGATCTATACCGATTTGGGTGATGGTGCTATTTATGGCAGCCGGAACTACGAAAATGGAGACGATTACCAGTTTCGTACCATTGACCTCAACGCCGCCGCCATCAGCGCCTTGACAGCCAAGAGCGGTCAAGCCTTTGCCCTGGGTGGTTTATTGACAACTCTGGATACACTAAGCAATGAGGAATATGTCTTTGGTTATTCTCAAGGTCTTGTAGGGGATGTGCAGTTAATTCTGAATACGGGTACCCCGACTCCGGTGGTGACAGTAGCAGCCACCGATGCCAATGCCGGCGAACCCGCCAACAATGGTCAATATACCCTCACCCGCACTGGTGACACCGCCAGCGCCTTGACGGTTAACATCGCCATGAGCGGCACGGCAACCAATGGCAAGGATTACACTGCCATTCCAGCCACGGTAACTTTTAAATCGGGTTTTTCCACCGCAACGGTTGACCTCAATGTCATTGATGACACCCTCCCAGAAGGCACGGAAACCGCCACCCTCACCGTCTTAGCCGGCTCTGGTTATACCCCCGGCAGTTTAGGCAATAAGTCTGGCTCCGCTACAGCAAGTCAAGGTAATGGCAACCTAGCCGCCAGTGCAACTGTAAGCATTGCTGACGATGAGCCGCCTCCGAACACAATCACCCTGGATGCGGCAGATACGGGATGGTACGATGTCACAGGATACCACGATCCTGGTAATACTAATTATTTTGTGGGAGATTTGAGTTTACTTCACCGCAACTGGTTTACTTTCAATCTGCCGACGTTGACCGCCCCGATTATCAGCGCTCAACTGAAGGTGAACACCTATGAATACAATAGTCCGCAACCAAGTGAAACCTATGAGTTACGGGATGTCACGACGGCGGTACCTACCTTAACAGCGGGGGGAAGCGGTTTAACGGCGATCTATACCGATTTGGGTGATGGTGCTATTTATGGCAGCCAGAACTACGAAAATGGAGACGATTACCAGTTTCGTACCATTGACCTCAACGCCGCCGCCATCAGTGCCTTGACAGCCAAGAGCGGTCAAGCCTTTGCCCTGGGTGGTTTATTGACAACTCTGGATACACTAAGCAATGAGGAATATGTCTTTGGTTATTCTCAAGGTCTTGTAGGGGATGTGCAGTTAATTCTGAATACGGGTACCGCGACTCCGGTGGTGACAGTAGCAGCCACCGATGCCAATGCCGGCGAACCCGCCAACAATGGTCAATATACCCTCACCCGCACCGGTTCCACCGCCAGCGCCTTGACGGTTAACATCGCCATGAGCGGCACGGCAACCAATGGCAAGGATTACACGACCATTCCTACCACCGTAACCTTCTTAGCTGGTTCCCCCACCGCAGTGGTCAACCTCAATGTCATTGACGACACCCTCCCAGAAGGCACGGAAACCGCCACCTTAACCGTCTTAGCTGGCTCTGGTTATACCCCCGGCAGTTTAGGCACTTCTACCGCTTCCGGTTCTCCGGCAGGCCAAGGCAATGGCAACCTAGCCGCCAGTGCAACTGTAAGCATTGCTGACGATGAGCCGCCTCCGAACACAATCACCCTGGATGCGGCAGATACGGGATGGTACGATGTCACAGGATACCACGATCCTGGTAATACTAATTACATTGTAGGAGACTACTATGGCCTCTACCGCAACTGGTTTACTTTCAATCTGCCGACATTGACCGCCCCGATTATCAGCGCTCAACTGAAGGTGAACACCTATGACTACAATAGTCCGCAACCAAGTGAAACCTATGAGTTACGGGATGTCACGACGGCGGTACCTACCTTAACAGCGGGGGGAAGCGGTTTAACGGCGATCTATACCGATTTGGGTGATGGTGCTATTTATGGCAGCCAGGACTACACCAATGGAGACGATTACCAGTTTCGTACCATTGACCTCAACGCCGCCGCCATCAGCGCCTTGACAGCCAAGAGCGGTCAAGCCTTTGCCCTGGGTGGTTTATTGACAACTCTGGATACACTAAGCAATGAGGAATATGTCTTTGGTTATTCTCAAGGTCTTGTAGGGGATGTGCAGTTAATTCTGAATACGGGTCCGACAAAATCAATCTCAATCGCCAAAACCACCGACGGTAAGGAAGCCGGTTCAGTGAGCAGTGTCTTTACCCTGACCCGCACCGGCGACCTCTCCAGTGCCTTAACCGTCAACTACACCTTGGCTGGTACAGCCACTCCAGGTGTTGACTACACCAACCCTGGAGCCGGCAAAGCCACCTTTGCGGCAGGTTTCTCCAAAGCTACCATCACTCTGCCCACCAAAGATGACCTCTTGAGTGATCCCAGCGAAACGATCATCACCAAAATTACCGCCCCCGCCGGCTACACTATCAGTGGACCCGACACGGCTACGGCCACCATTCTTGATAATGATGGTAACTCGGGCAATGACAACTTGGTCGGGACAAGCCTTGCCGATGCCCTGGCTGGAGTGGGAGGTAATGACACCCTTAGCGGTTTAGCAGGCAACGACACCCTCGATGGTGGAGCAGGTAACGACAATCTCAACGGTGGAGCGGGTAATGATAACCTGACAGGCGGTCTTGGCAAAGATACCCTAACAGGAAGCACGGGATTGGATACTTTGACCTACAATTCCCTCGGTGAGTCGCTGCTCAGTGGCTTTGATGTTATTCAAGGCTACAGTGGCACAGGTGCTAGTCTTGATCGCATTAATGCCCCTGGGTCTATTGCGCCCATCACTTTGACCGCATCGAAAGGGACAGCTTCGAATTTAAGCGCAGCCGCTATTCAAGCCGTCTTAACCGCCACTAAATTTGCTGCTAACACGGCGGCGGCTTTTAAAGTGACAGGTCAAAGTGGTACTTTTATCGCTCTCAATAATGGAGTGGCTGGTTTCCAAGCCGCTAGTGATGCGATCATTCAACTGAGTGGTTACAACATTGCTGCCGCTACACCAGTGGTAGTGATCTAG
- a CDS encoding bluetail domain-containing putative surface protein, whose product MGDGAIYGSQDYTNGDDYQFRTIDLNAAAISALTAKSGQAFALGGLLTTLDTLSNEEYVFGYSQGLVGDVQLILNTGPTKSISIAKTTDGKEAGSVSSVFTLTRTGDLSSALTVNYTLAGTATPGVDYTNPGAGKATFAAGFSKATITLPTKDDLLSDPSETIITKITAPAGYTISGPDTATATILDNDGNSGNDNLVGTSLADALAGVGGNDTLSGLAGNDTLNGGAGNDNLNGGAGNDNLTGGLGKDTLTGSTGLDTLTYNSLGESLLSGFDVIQGYSGTGASLDRINAPGSIAPITLTASKGTASNLSAAAIQAVLTATKFAANTAAAFKVTGQSGTFIALNNGVAGFQAASDAIIQLSGYNIAAATPVVVI is encoded by the coding sequence TTGGGTGATGGTGCTATTTATGGCAGCCAGGACTACACCAATGGAGACGATTACCAGTTTCGTACCATTGACCTCAACGCCGCCGCCATCAGCGCCTTGACAGCCAAGAGCGGTCAAGCCTTTGCCCTGGGTGGTTTATTGACAACTCTGGATACACTAAGCAATGAGGAATATGTCTTTGGTTATTCTCAAGGTCTTGTAGGGGATGTGCAGTTAATTCTGAATACGGGTCCGACAAAATCAATCTCAATCGCCAAAACCACCGACGGTAAGGAAGCCGGTTCAGTGAGCAGTGTCTTTACCCTGACCCGCACCGGCGACCTCTCCAGTGCCTTAACCGTCAACTACACCTTGGCTGGTACAGCCACTCCAGGTGTTGACTACACCAACCCTGGAGCCGGCAAAGCCACCTTTGCGGCAGGTTTCTCCAAAGCTACCATCACTCTGCCCACCAAAGATGACCTCTTGAGTGATCCCAGCGAAACGATCATCACCAAAATTACCGCCCCCGCCGGCTACACTATCAGTGGACCCGACACGGCTACGGCCACCATTCTTGATAATGATGGTAACTCGGGCAATGACAACTTGGTCGGGACAAGCCTTGCCGATGCCCTAGCTGGAGTGGGAGGTAATGACACCCTTAGCGGTTTAGCAGGCAATGACACCCTCAATGGTGGAGCAGGTAACGACAATCTCAACGGTGGAGCGGGTAATGATAACCTGACAGGCGGTCTTGGCAAAGATACCCTAACAGGAAGCACGGGATTGGATACTTTGACCTACAATTCCCTCGGTGAGTCGCTGCTCAGTGGCTTTGATGTTATTCAAGGCTACAGTGGCACAGGTGCTAGTCTTGATCGCATTAATGCCCCTGGGTCTATTGCGCCCATCACTTTGACCGCATCGAAAGGGACAGCTTCGAATTTAAGCGCAGCCGCTATTCAAGCCGTCTTAACCGCCACTAAATTTGCTGCTAACACGGCGGCGGCTTTTAAAGTGACAGGTCAAAGTGGTACTTTTATCGCTCTCAATAATGGAGTGGCTGGTTTCCAAGCCGCTAGTGATGCGATCATTCAACTGAGTGGTTACAACATTGCTGCCGCTACACCAGTGGTAGTGATCTAG
- a CDS encoding S8 family serine peptidase, with the protein MKTTQVSSDSSSIDVPSLNDALGFEQSFPITADLTDSGDLSVSIETLPPALGVLNSNPSPSTVSSEAPTVPVSPAATSQVVFPASLSINSSGYPTSPASSLASVPTAAPVTSELEPAATSTLAPYAPNQLILKFKKGITSAEVAQFKSLFGAVSTQTIKLTGAEIWKLSGSLSVEKILAQYGSNPIFEYIEPDYIRTLGTITPKATFPNDPSFNQLWGLHNTGQSGGTPDADIDAPEAWDIQKGNPNLVIGVIDTGVDYNHQDLVGNIWTNPGEIPNDGIDNDGNGYVDDIRGWDFAYNDNNPSDVYGHGTHVSGTIAGKGNNGVGVTGVAWNAKIMPLKFLDDQGYGSTSNAILAINYATAKGVKLTNNSWGGGGYSQALYNAINAAGQAGALFIAAAGNDALNTDVSPHYPSSYDLANIISVASTTRTDSLSWFSNYGLTSVDLGAPGSEIYSTTPGNTYATYSGTSMASPHVTGAAALLWSQNPTWTAQQVKNTLMNTGDPLASLAGKTVSGKRLNVFNALGGTAPPVVTVVANDANAGEPANNGQYTLTRTGSTASALTVNIAMSGTATNGKDYTAIPATVTFKSGFSTATVDLNVIDDTLQEGTETATLTVLAGSGYTPGSLGNKSGSATASQGNGNLAASATVSIADDEPPLNTITLDAADTGWYDVTGYHDPGNTNYIVGDYYGLYRNWFTFNLPTLTAPIISAQLKVNTYDYNSPQPSETYELRDVTTAVPTLTAGGSGLTAIYTDLGDGAIYGSQDYTNGDDNLIRTIDLNAAAISALTAKSGQAFALGGLLTTLDTLSNEEYVFGYSQGLVGDVQLILNTGTATPVVTVAATDANAGEPANNGQYTLTRTGSTASALTVNIAMSGTATNGKDYTTIPTTVTFLAGSPTAVVNLNVIDDTLPEGTETATLTVLAGSGYTPGSLGTSTASGSPAGQGNGNLAASATVSIADDEPPPNTITLDAADTGWYDVTGYHDPGNTNYIVGDYYGLYRNWFTFNLPTLTAPIISAQLKVNTYDYNSPQPSETYELRDVTTAVPTLTAGEAV; encoded by the coding sequence ATGAAGACAACACAAGTAAGTTCTGATTCATCAAGTATAGATGTGCCGTCCTTAAACGATGCTTTGGGTTTTGAGCAATCCTTCCCAATCACGGCTGATTTAACAGATTCTGGCGATTTAAGTGTATCGATTGAAACCCTTCCCCCCGCCTTAGGAGTCCTGAACTCTAACCCCTCCCCATCTACAGTCTCCTCTGAGGCTCCTACGGTTCCAGTCTCCCCTGCTGCTACGAGTCAAGTGGTCTTTCCCGCTTCTCTTAGTATTAACTCTTCTGGTTATCCCACCAGTCCAGCGTCGAGTCTTGCCTCTGTACCCACTGCCGCCCCCGTCACCTCAGAGCTAGAACCGGCAGCAACTAGCACCCTTGCCCCTTATGCTCCCAATCAACTGATTCTCAAGTTCAAGAAGGGGATCACCAGCGCCGAAGTGGCTCAGTTTAAGTCCCTCTTTGGTGCTGTCAGCACCCAGACGATTAAGCTAACGGGGGCAGAGATTTGGAAGTTATCGGGGTCGCTCTCTGTGGAGAAGATTCTGGCACAATATGGCTCCAATCCGATTTTTGAATACATTGAACCCGACTATATTCGGACGCTCGGCACAATTACTCCGAAGGCGACATTCCCCAATGACCCCAGTTTTAATCAACTTTGGGGATTGCATAACACTGGACAAAGTGGCGGTACTCCCGATGCGGATATTGATGCCCCTGAAGCTTGGGATATTCAAAAAGGCAATCCTAATTTAGTGATTGGGGTTATTGATACAGGGGTTGACTACAATCACCAAGACCTAGTTGGCAATATCTGGACAAACCCAGGGGAAATTCCCAACGACGGCATTGACAACGATGGCAATGGCTACGTTGACGACATTCGCGGTTGGGACTTTGCCTACAACGACAATAACCCCAGTGATGTTTATGGTCACGGAACCCATGTTTCGGGAACCATTGCTGGCAAAGGAAATAATGGGGTCGGTGTGACAGGGGTGGCCTGGAATGCCAAAATCATGCCGCTGAAGTTTTTGGATGATCAAGGATATGGCTCTACCTCCAATGCCATCTTGGCAATTAACTATGCGACGGCCAAAGGAGTTAAGCTCACCAATAATTCCTGGGGAGGTGGAGGCTATAGTCAAGCGCTCTATAATGCGATTAACGCGGCGGGTCAGGCGGGGGCTTTATTTATTGCGGCGGCTGGTAATGATGCCTTGAATACTGATGTTTCCCCGCATTATCCCTCCAGTTACGACCTCGCTAACATTATTTCCGTTGCTTCCACCACCCGCACCGATTCCCTCTCGTGGTTTTCCAACTATGGCTTAACCAGCGTAGATTTAGGCGCACCTGGTTCAGAGATTTACAGCACCACTCCAGGCAATACCTATGCCACCTATTCAGGGACATCCATGGCCAGTCCCCATGTCACCGGGGCGGCGGCTTTGTTGTGGTCACAAAATCCTACCTGGACAGCCCAACAGGTGAAAAACACTTTAATGAACACGGGCGACCCCCTGGCATCCCTTGCCGGGAAAACGGTTTCTGGTAAGCGGCTCAATGTTTTTAATGCTTTGGGCGGTACTGCTCCCCCGGTGGTGACAGTAGTAGCGAATGATGCCAATGCCGGCGAACCCGCCAACAATGGTCAATATACCCTCACCCGCACCGGTTCCACCGCCAGCGCCTTGACGGTTAACATCGCCATGAGCGGCACGGCAACCAATGGCAAGGATTACACTGCCATTCCAGCCACGGTAACTTTTAAATCGGGTTTTTCCACCGCAACGGTTGACCTCAATGTCATTGATGACACCCTCCAAGAAGGCACGGAAACCGCCACCCTCACCGTCTTAGCCGGCTCTGGTTATACCCCCGGCAGTTTAGGCAATAAGTCTGGCTCCGCTACAGCAAGTCAAGGTAATGGCAACCTAGCCGCCAGTGCAACTGTAAGCATTGCTGACGATGAGCCGCCTCTGAACACAATCACCCTGGATGCGGCAGATACGGGATGGTACGATGTCACAGGATACCACGATCCTGGTAATACTAATTACATTGTAGGAGACTACTATGGCCTCTACCGCAACTGGTTTACTTTCAATCTGCCGACATTGACCGCCCCGATTATCAGCGCTCAACTGAAGGTGAACACCTATGACTACAATAGTCCGCAACCAAGTGAAACCTATGAGTTACGGGATGTCACGACGGCGGTACCTACCTTAACAGCGGGGGGAAGCGGTTTAACGGCGATCTATACCGATTTGGGTGATGGTGCTATTTATGGCAGCCAGGACTACACCAATGGAGACGATAACCTGATTCGTACCATTGACCTCAACGCCGCCGCCATCAGTGCCTTGACAGCCAAGAGCGGTCAAGCCTTTGCCCTGGGTGGTTTATTGACAACTCTGGATACACTAAGCAATGAGGAATATGTCTTTGGTTATTCTCAAGGTCTTGTAGGGGATGTGCAGTTAATTCTGAATACGGGTACCGCGACTCCGGTGGTGACAGTAGCAGCCACCGATGCCAATGCCGGCGAACCCGCCAACAATGGTCAATATACCCTCACCCGCACCGGTTCCACCGCCAGCGCCTTGACGGTTAACATCGCCATGAGCGGCACGGCAACCAATGGCAAGGATTACACGACCATTCCTACCACCGTAACCTTCTTAGCTGGTTCCCCCACCGCAGTGGTCAACCTCAATGTCATTGACGACACCCTCCCAGAAGGCACGGAAACCGCCACCTTAACCGTCTTAGCTGGCTCTGGTTATACCCCCGGCAGTTTAGGCACTTCTACCGCTTCCGGTTCTCCGGCAGGCCAAGGCAATGGCAACCTAGCCGCCAGTGCAACTGTAAGCATTGCTGACGATGAGCCGCCTCCGAACACAATCACCCTGGATGCGGCAGATACGGGATGGTACGATGTCACAGGATACCACGATCCTGGTAATACTAATTACATTGTAGGAGACTACTATGGCCTCTACCGCAACTGGTTTACTTTCAATCTGCCGACATTGACCGCCCCGATTATCAGCGCTCAACTGAAGGTGAACACCTATGACTACAATAGTCCGCAACCAAGTGAAACCTATGAGTTACGGGATGTCACGACGGCGGTACCTACCTTAACAGCGGGGGAAGCGGTTTAA